The following coding sequences are from one Streptomyces venezuelae window:
- a CDS encoding serine/threonine-protein kinase, translating to MTRKIGSRYTAHQILGRGSAGTVWLGEGPEGPVAIKLLREDLASDQELVGRFVQERTALLSLDHPRVVGVHDLVVDGNDLALVMDLVRGTDLRTRLDRERRMAPEAAVAIVADVADGLAAAHAAGIVHRDVKPENVLLDMQGPLGPGGSHPALLTDFGVAKLIDSPRRTRATKIIGTPDYLAPEIIEGLPPRAAVDIYALATVLYELLAGFTPFGGGHPGAVLRRHVTETVVPLPGIPEELWQLLVQCLAKAPASRLRASELASRLRELLPLVAGMPPLDVDEPDTEPSPAEEAYEDSAPPEPRATAPRRGAVPLVPGSASADSNRDTHTSMRVPGPDELAGGARGTARAPRASGTARPGSAKHRTSARRRRITLGVAGVVLVAAAGVGTWVATSDDDAPPSQPGTSAPETP from the coding sequence TTGACGCGCAAGATCGGCAGCCGGTACACCGCCCACCAGATCCTGGGCCGTGGCAGCGCCGGCACGGTGTGGCTCGGCGAGGGGCCGGAAGGCCCCGTCGCCATCAAGCTGCTGCGCGAGGACCTGGCCTCCGACCAGGAACTCGTCGGCCGCTTCGTCCAGGAGCGCACGGCGCTGCTCAGCCTTGACCACCCGCGCGTGGTGGGCGTCCACGACCTGGTGGTCGACGGCAACGACCTCGCCCTCGTCATGGACCTCGTCCGCGGCACGGACCTGCGCACCCGGCTCGACCGCGAGCGGCGCATGGCGCCCGAGGCCGCCGTCGCCATCGTCGCGGACGTCGCCGACGGGCTCGCCGCCGCGCATGCCGCGGGCATCGTGCACCGCGACGTCAAGCCCGAGAACGTCCTCCTCGACATGCAGGGCCCCCTCGGCCCCGGCGGCTCCCACCCCGCCCTCCTCACCGACTTCGGCGTCGCCAAGCTGATCGACTCCCCGCGCCGCACCCGCGCGACGAAGATCATCGGTACGCCCGACTACCTCGCCCCCGAGATCATCGAGGGCCTCCCGCCGCGCGCCGCCGTCGACATCTACGCGCTCGCCACGGTCCTGTACGAACTCCTCGCGGGGTTCACCCCCTTCGGCGGCGGCCACCCGGGAGCGGTCCTGCGCCGCCACGTCACGGAAACCGTCGTCCCCCTCCCCGGCATCCCCGAAGAGCTCTGGCAGCTCCTCGTCCAGTGCCTGGCCAAGGCCCCCGCGTCCCGGCTGCGCGCCTCCGAGCTGGCCTCGCGGCTGCGGGAGCTGCTGCCGCTCGTCGCGGGGATGCCGCCGCTCGACGTCGACGAACCCGACACGGAGCCTTCGCCGGCCGAGGAGGCGTACGAGGACTCGGCGCCGCCCGAGCCCCGCGCGACCGCGCCCCGGCGGGGCGCCGTCCCCCTCGTCCCCGGCTCCGCCTCCGCCGACTCCAACCGCGACACGCACACGTCCATGCGCGTCCCCGGGCCCGACGAACTGGCCGGCGGAGCCCGCGGCACGGCCCGCGCGCCCCGTGCCTCGGGCACGGCCCGTCCCGGCTCCGCCAAGCACCGCACGTCGGCGCGGCGCCGCAGGATCACGCTCGGCGTGGCGGGCGTCGTCCTCGTGGCCGCGGCGGGCGTGGGCACGTGGGTCGCCACGAGCGACGACGACGCACCCCCGTCGCAGCCGGGCACCTCAGCCCCCGAAACCCCCTGA